A genomic stretch from Methylophilus medardicus includes:
- the holA gene encoding DNA polymerase III subunit delta, with the protein MRIQAAQLVQHLPPKQSLFVLAGDEPLSITEAMDQIRAASRQHGAQERASFTVERYFNWAQVSQFLQSFSLFAEHRILEINIPTGKPGVEGAKALLQLAEQPTADTTIIITLPAPDRDMTSSAWYEALLQLGVLLILNQVPLAQLPEWIAQRLAIQQQTADEASRRFIAEQVEGNLLAAHQEIQKLGLLYPPGPLSEAAIRQCVLNVARFDVSQLGEAMLQGDQSRVMRIIEGLREEGETAVAVMNPLVWLFRPLLQVRQAMQNGQSVQTALSQARLFGDRQLLVKRAVEFLPQKHIEAALQKLSEIDRIAKGVGQGDAWLELSRLCSGIARMAAGKSARAVNKPR; encoded by the coding sequence ATGCGCATTCAGGCTGCGCAACTTGTGCAACATCTACCGCCGAAACAGTCGCTATTTGTGTTGGCTGGCGATGAGCCGTTGTCTATTACTGAAGCCATGGATCAGATTCGTGCTGCTTCACGTCAGCATGGTGCGCAAGAGCGCGCAAGTTTTACGGTAGAGCGCTACTTTAATTGGGCACAAGTCAGCCAGTTTCTACAAAGTTTTTCGCTGTTTGCAGAGCATCGCATTCTCGAGATCAACATTCCCACTGGCAAACCGGGGGTCGAAGGCGCCAAGGCCTTACTGCAACTGGCTGAACAACCCACTGCCGACACCACCATCATTATCACCTTGCCAGCGCCGGACCGTGACATGACCAGCAGTGCATGGTATGAAGCCTTGTTGCAGCTTGGCGTATTACTCATTCTCAACCAAGTCCCATTAGCGCAATTGCCTGAATGGATCGCCCAACGGCTGGCCATTCAGCAGCAAACGGCGGATGAAGCCTCGCGCCGTTTTATTGCCGAACAGGTCGAAGGCAATTTACTGGCGGCGCATCAAGAGATTCAAAAACTCGGTTTGCTGTATCCGCCCGGGCCACTCTCTGAGGCCGCCATTCGCCAGTGTGTGCTCAACGTCGCGCGCTTTGATGTGTCACAACTCGGCGAAGCCATGCTGCAGGGTGACCAGAGTCGTGTGATGCGTATTATTGAAGGTCTGCGTGAAGAGGGCGAAACGGCTGTCGCCGTGATGAATCCGCTGGTGTGGTTGTTTCGGCCTTTATTGCAAGTGCGTCAAGCCATGCAAAACGGGCAATCCGTGCAAACGGCCCTGAGCCAAGCGCGACTATTTGGCGACCGTCAGCTGTTAGTCAAACGGGCGGTGGAATTTTTACCGCAAAAACATATCGAAGCGGCATTACAAAAACTGTCAGAGATAGACCGCATCGCAAAAGGCGTTGGTCAAGGCGACGCTTGGTTGGAGCTCTCGCGCCTGTGTAGCGGCATCGCCCGGATGGCCGCGGGTAAATCAGCGCGTGCCGTCAACAAACCGCGATAA
- a CDS encoding LPS-assembly lipoprotein LptE — translation MLQKLTQRYVIYWFSMLTLSVMLTACGFHLRQPSPIAFKTVQIKGTTLINTALKKLLIEQGVKVVTDAEEAELQLELLKEENEQRILSLSGTGVVREYELYYRVQYRTKLASEATWALPLVMEGRRDYTYNDANLLAKQAEQKLLTDSMQTDVLNGIMRRLSALKKVQ, via the coding sequence TTGCTGCAAAAACTTACGCAAAGATACGTGATTTACTGGTTCAGCATGCTGACACTGTCAGTCATGTTGACGGCTTGCGGCTTTCATTTACGGCAACCGTCACCGATTGCCTTTAAAACCGTGCAGATTAAGGGCACCACCTTGATCAATACGGCGCTGAAAAAATTACTCATCGAACAGGGCGTGAAAGTAGTGACGGATGCCGAAGAGGCAGAGCTGCAACTTGAACTGCTCAAAGAAGAAAACGAACAACGTATTCTGTCCTTAAGCGGCACAGGGGTAGTGCGAGAGTATGAACTGTATTATCGCGTGCAATACCGCACAAAACTGGCGTCCGAAGCCACTTGGGCTTTACCGTTGGTGATGGAAGGTCGTCGCGACTACACCTATAACGATGCGAACCTGCTCGCAAAACAAGCTGAGCAAAAACTGTTGACTGACAGCATGCAAACGGATGTGCTGAACGGCATCATGCGTCGTTTATCCGCCCTCAAAAAAGTGCAGTAA
- the yfaE gene encoding class I ribonucleotide reductase maintenance protein YfaE produces MISIRSQHSRFSLLPHETLLEGLERTGHEVEFQCRGGYCGACRVRLIDGEVQYLDQPLAFIATDEILPCCCVPKSDIHVDCELRFDLQDAFLQNDMFPAQQSLFDEALFAGASPVKKLARRRAVKQQTQASNLSLF; encoded by the coding sequence GTGATCAGCATCCGTAGCCAACATAGCCGCTTTAGTCTGCTCCCTCATGAAACGCTGCTCGAGGGCCTAGAACGTACCGGCCACGAAGTAGAGTTTCAATGTCGGGGCGGGTATTGTGGCGCCTGTCGTGTGCGGTTGATTGATGGTGAAGTCCAATACCTGGATCAGCCGTTAGCCTTCATCGCCACGGATGAGATTCTGCCTTGTTGCTGTGTGCCCAAGTCTGATATTCATGTAGATTGCGAACTCAGGTTTGATTTGCAAGATGCTTTCTTGCAAAACGATATGTTTCCGGCACAGCAATCATTGTTCGATGAGGCATTGTTTGCGGGGGCCAGCCCAGTGAAAAAACTGGCCAGAAGAAGAGCGGTTAAGCAGCAAACGCAAGCCAGCAACCTGTCATTATTTTAA
- the leuS gene encoding leucine--tRNA ligase, producing MQQQYPFKDVEQQAQQHWDSQLSFQAKADSQKPKYYCLSMFPYPSGKLHMGHVRNYTIGDVLSRYHHMKGFNVLQPMGWDAFGLPAENAAIQNNVPPAQWTYDNIAYMRKQLKSLGFAIDWERELATCQPEYYKWNQWLFLRMLEKGIAYKKTQVVNWDPVDQTVLANEQVIDGRGWRTGAVVEKREIPGYYLHITGYAQQLLDDLDKLPGWPERVKTMQANWIGRSVGVRFAFTHDIKHNNGALIDDGKLWVFTTRADTIMGVTFCAVAAEHPLATHAAQHNPALQAFIEKCKQGSVMEADMATMEKEGMDTGLLVNHPLTGEPVPVWVGNYVLMTYGEGAVMAVPAHDERDFGFAKKYQLPIKQVISVHDQSFDLNSWQEWYGDKVKSVCIHSGKYNDLSYTQAIDAVAADLETKGLGGKQTNWRLRDWGVSRQRYWGCPIPIIHCDHCGDVPVPDDQLPVKLPEDCVPDGSGNPLNKRDDFVNCSCPTCGQPAKRETDTMDTFVDSSWYYARYASGFSDTAMVDAQTNHWMPVDQYIGGIEHAILHLLYSRFWSKVMRDLGLVNYDEPFANLLTQGMVLNHIFSRRTAKGGIEYFAPEEVTLVQDSHGKVTGAKLIKDGSAIDYQGIGTMSKSKRNGVDPQSLIEQYGADTARFFMMFAAPPEQTLEWSDSGVEGSHRFLKRVWNFGVGLSELKPTDLPNKLTGELANHRREIHSVLKQANIDLAKLQFNTVASACMKMLNTLEKVQKETEKDWQAVAFEGYSMLLRLLSPIAPHIAQVMWQRLNLGADILSAKWPEPANAALVQDEVEYVVQVNGKLRGSISIPKSMAKEQIEATAVNQDFVQKFLNEGSVKKIIVVPNKLINIVVA from the coding sequence ATGCAACAGCAGTATCCATTCAAAGACGTTGAACAACAGGCACAACAACACTGGGATTCTCAGCTCAGCTTTCAAGCCAAGGCTGATAGTCAAAAACCCAAGTATTACTGTTTGTCTATGTTCCCTTACCCAAGTGGCAAATTGCACATGGGGCATGTGCGCAACTACACCATTGGTGACGTCTTAAGCCGCTATCACCACATGAAGGGCTTTAATGTCTTGCAACCCATGGGCTGGGATGCGTTTGGCTTGCCAGCTGAAAATGCGGCCATTCAAAATAATGTACCGCCAGCGCAGTGGACCTATGACAACATTGCCTACATGCGCAAGCAGCTGAAATCATTGGGCTTTGCCATTGATTGGGAACGAGAACTGGCCACTTGCCAGCCGGAATACTACAAATGGAACCAGTGGTTGTTTTTGCGCATGCTGGAAAAAGGCATTGCTTACAAAAAAACCCAAGTCGTTAACTGGGACCCGGTTGACCAAACCGTCTTAGCCAACGAACAGGTGATTGATGGGCGCGGCTGGCGCACGGGCGCCGTTGTTGAAAAACGTGAGATACCAGGCTATTACCTGCACATCACGGGCTATGCGCAACAACTTCTCGACGACCTGGACAAATTACCTGGCTGGCCAGAACGCGTAAAAACCATGCAGGCCAACTGGATAGGCAGAAGTGTCGGCGTACGCTTTGCCTTCACCCATGACATTAAACATAACAATGGTGCACTGATTGACGACGGCAAGCTGTGGGTATTCACTACGCGTGCCGACACCATCATGGGCGTGACGTTTTGTGCTGTGGCGGCGGAGCATCCTTTGGCCACGCATGCTGCGCAGCACAATCCTGCATTACAAGCCTTTATTGAAAAATGTAAACAAGGCTCTGTAATGGAGGCCGACATGGCCACCATGGAAAAAGAAGGCATGGACACGGGGCTGCTGGTGAACCATCCGCTGACCGGTGAGCCAGTCCCCGTCTGGGTGGGCAACTACGTGCTGATGACCTACGGCGAAGGTGCCGTCATGGCTGTGCCGGCACACGATGAACGCGATTTCGGCTTTGCAAAAAAATACCAGTTGCCCATCAAGCAAGTCATCAGCGTGCATGATCAAAGCTTTGACTTAAACTCATGGCAAGAGTGGTATGGCGACAAGGTCAAAAGTGTTTGCATCCATTCTGGCAAATACAACGATTTGAGCTATACACAAGCCATTGACGCCGTGGCTGCCGATCTTGAAACAAAAGGCTTAGGCGGCAAACAGACCAACTGGCGCCTGCGTGACTGGGGTGTTTCACGCCAGCGTTACTGGGGTTGTCCGATTCCGATTATTCATTGCGACCATTGCGGTGACGTGCCGGTGCCAGACGATCAGTTGCCAGTCAAATTGCCTGAAGACTGCGTGCCTGATGGCTCAGGCAACCCACTAAACAAGCGCGACGACTTTGTCAATTGCAGCTGCCCGACTTGCGGCCAACCCGCCAAGCGTGAAACTGACACCATGGATACCTTCGTCGATTCGAGCTGGTATTACGCGCGCTATGCCTCAGGTTTTAGCGACACCGCTATGGTCGACGCGCAAACCAATCACTGGATGCCGGTGGATCAGTACATTGGTGGGATTGAGCATGCGATTTTGCACCTGCTCTACTCTCGCTTTTGGAGCAAAGTCATGCGTGACCTCGGCTTGGTCAACTATGATGAACCGTTTGCGAACTTACTCACACAAGGCATGGTGCTCAACCATATCTTCTCTCGCCGCACTGCCAAAGGCGGCATTGAATATTTCGCCCCTGAAGAGGTCACGCTGGTACAAGATAGCCACGGCAAAGTGACGGGTGCCAAACTAATCAAAGACGGCTCTGCCATTGATTATCAAGGCATAGGCACCATGTCTAAATCCAAGCGCAACGGCGTTGATCCGCAATCGTTGATTGAACAATATGGTGCGGATACCGCGCGTTTCTTCATGATGTTTGCGGCCCCGCCAGAACAAACACTGGAGTGGTCAGACAGTGGTGTCGAAGGCTCACATCGTTTCTTAAAACGGGTATGGAATTTTGGTGTTGGCTTGTCCGAACTCAAGCCCACAGACTTACCTAACAAATTGACCGGCGAACTCGCAAACCATAGGCGAGAAATTCACAGTGTGTTAAAACAAGCCAATATTGACTTGGCTAAGCTGCAATTTAACACCGTTGCATCGGCCTGCATGAAAATGCTCAACACCCTCGAAAAAGTGCAAAAAGAGACAGAAAAAGACTGGCAAGCCGTGGCGTTTGAAGGTTACAGTATGTTGCTGCGCCTGCTTTCTCCGATTGCGCCGCACATCGCTCAAGTCATGTGGCAACGTTTAAACCTTGGTGCTGACATCCTGAGCGCCAAGTGGCCTGAACCAGCCAATGCCGCCTTGGTACAAGACGAGGTGGAATATGTGGTGCAAGTGAATGGCAAACTCCGTGGCAGCATCAGCATCCCCAAAAGCATGGCCAAAGAGCAAATTGAAGCCACCGCGGTCAATCAGGACTTTGTGCAGAAGTTTCTCAATGAGGGTAGCGTGAAAAAGATCATTGTGGTGCCCAACAAACTGATTAATATTGTGGTTGCTTAG
- a CDS encoding glutamate-5-semialdehyde dehydrogenase has product MDITQYMKQLGEQARAASRLMASADTNTKNQALRNIAALIRQHDKALLAANQQDLDAAKANGMDAAMLDRLTLSDKSVATMAEGLEQIASLPDPIGEMSGFKYRPSGIQIGQMRVPLGVIGIIYEARPNVTVDAAGLCIKSGNACILRGGSEAIHCNQALAKLVHQGLQQAGLPQAAVLVVETTDRAAVGELITMKQYIDVIVPRGGKGLIERISNDARIPVIKHLDGNCHVYVDDEADLDKAVRILENAKTQRLGTCNTAESLLVARGIANTALPLLAEMLTAKGIEIRGCAETLALVPQAIAATDEDYYTEYLAAIISCKVVSGVDEAIAHINQHSSQHTEAIVTENYTKARKFLREVDSSSVMVNASTRFADGFEYGFGAEIGISTDKLHARGPVGLEGLTSLKYVVLGDGHVRA; this is encoded by the coding sequence ATGGACATCACACAATACATGAAACAACTGGGTGAGCAGGCTCGCGCCGCTTCCCGCTTGATGGCAAGTGCCGACACCAACACCAAAAATCAGGCGTTGCGCAACATTGCAGCTTTAATTCGCCAGCATGACAAAGCCCTGCTGGCAGCGAATCAGCAAGATTTAGACGCCGCGAAAGCCAATGGCATGGACGCCGCCATGCTGGATCGTCTGACCTTGAGCGACAAGTCTGTAGCGACCATGGCCGAGGGTCTTGAACAAATTGCCAGCCTGCCAGACCCCATTGGTGAAATGAGCGGTTTCAAATACCGTCCTTCTGGCATACAGATCGGGCAAATGCGGGTGCCACTGGGCGTGATCGGCATCATTTATGAAGCCCGGCCGAATGTGACGGTCGATGCCGCTGGTTTGTGTATTAAATCAGGGAACGCCTGCATTTTGCGTGGGGGCTCTGAAGCCATCCATTGCAATCAGGCACTGGCAAAATTAGTGCATCAAGGTCTGCAACAAGCGGGCCTGCCACAAGCAGCGGTGTTGGTGGTTGAAACGACTGACCGCGCGGCTGTGGGCGAACTCATCACCATGAAGCAATATATTGATGTGATTGTGCCACGAGGCGGCAAGGGACTGATCGAGCGCATCAGTAATGATGCCCGTATTCCAGTGATCAAACACTTAGATGGCAACTGCCATGTTTATGTGGACGACGAAGCTGACCTCGACAAAGCGGTGCGCATTCTTGAAAACGCAAAAACCCAGCGCTTGGGCACCTGCAATACCGCCGAATCCTTACTGGTGGCGCGCGGCATTGCCAACACAGCCTTGCCGCTATTGGCTGAAATGCTGACCGCCAAAGGCATCGAGATTCGGGGCTGCGCGGAAACGCTTGCCTTGGTGCCGCAAGCGATTGCCGCGACCGATGAAGACTATTACACCGAATATCTGGCAGCGATCATCTCGTGCAAAGTCGTCAGTGGCGTTGATGAAGCCATCGCGCACATCAATCAACACTCCAGCCAGCACACTGAGGCAATCGTGACCGAAAACTATACCAAAGCGCGCAAGTTTCTGCGCGAAGTGGATTCCAGCAGCGTCATGGTGAATGCCTCCACACGTTTTGCTGATGGCTTCGAATATGGCTTTGGCGCCGAAATCGGCATCTCAACCGATAAATTGCACGCGCGCGGACCGGTCGGCCTTGAAGGGCTGACCTCGCTAAAATATGTGGTCTTGGGCGACGGTCACGTTAGAGCTTAA
- the nadD gene encoding nicotinate-nucleotide adenylyltransferase translates to METIGIFGGTFNPIHNGHLALANSVLNTLHCAQIRLIPAAVPPHKETPAVTAEHRAAMVALAIQDQPQLVLDTCELARQGPSYTIDTLHLLRQRFPAQALCLIMGQDSYQKLPSWHRWQALLDACHLLVVHRADCDEQLSLHAAHAGRLIDIARAAHMFAQQTHGLISFLPNPPPDLSSTRIRAELQAQSPAITTALPPLVLRYIQQNHLYQ, encoded by the coding sequence ATGGAAACCATAGGCATCTTCGGTGGTACGTTCAACCCCATTCACAATGGGCATTTGGCGTTGGCAAACAGTGTGCTCAACACACTGCACTGCGCGCAAATACGCTTGATCCCTGCCGCCGTGCCACCGCATAAAGAAACCCCGGCCGTGACAGCAGAGCATCGCGCAGCGATGGTAGCGTTAGCGATTCAAGACCAACCACAACTCGTGCTCGATACCTGTGAGCTAGCGCGACAAGGTCCCTCTTACACCATTGATACCCTGCACTTGCTGCGCCAGCGTTTTCCAGCGCAGGCACTCTGCCTCATCATGGGCCAAGATAGTTACCAAAAGCTGCCTTCTTGGCATCGCTGGCAAGCATTGCTAGACGCATGTCATCTGTTGGTGGTACACCGGGCAGATTGTGATGAACAGCTCAGTCTGCATGCAGCGCATGCTGGGCGCCTGATCGACATTGCACGCGCAGCACACATGTTTGCGCAACAAACCCATGGCTTGATTAGTTTTTTACCCAACCCTCCGCCCGACCTCTCCTCAACCCGTATTCGAGCAGAATTACAGGCGCAAAGCCCCGCAATCACGACAGCCCTGCCGCCATTGGTGCTGCGTTATATTCAGCAAAATCACCTGTATCAATAG
- a CDS encoding TonB-dependent receptor family protein, with the protein MKKKSVLVATMLALNPAMEVFSEESARLEKSLDISPVEVRGILPDRLESVPGSYYLLDKKDLDLRRPFSVQEALNNVPGVNVVGENSFGLGLNIGIRGLNPRRTSRTLVMEDGVPLQLGPYGDPSLHLTTPMERIQRIEVVKGSGQILYGPQTVGGMINFVTRPVPTNGFQGAVQAMLGNNDFTGLYANAGYGNERGGVMLDVNQKKGDGIRKNHDFDVLDMTLKGQLNLTDSQKLIAKVGYYKEESHVSETGLGAAEYALDKYQAPTGNNDFFELERKSGQLTHIFDISDTARLTTNAYYVDVFRSSFRQIDTPGSNAGFSQLERCPAGLPSGNNNLANADQCGGRHRPRDFQYWGIEPRLDFQHSLFGLQSEAVIGFRYHEEDQRRRQWRGNDARAQSLSFLKANAEQPGIASAVADFREDIRIAVEAKSYYFQNTFYAGDFAITPGVRYEDIKQRTTIFQAGGNAVFNSQSNHQSKVLPGLGLAWNGITNTTVFGGVHKGFAPPRASRDLDGANISQTRAEESTNYELGLRSAYFKGVSFESTLFKTKFDDIVIEQPAGRFINAGETEQAGIELAGKVDFGTIFDSAHHFYLLGSYTNVFTADFEKGADKGNRLQYAPKHMASMSVGYLHPVGFDVRIGADYVSEQFSDSANTRVENAAGTTGTIPAYTLFNMSANYRPVGSRVTYFMSGYNLTDREYLASRVDGKVAGRPRQVFVGIRYDF; encoded by the coding sequence ATGAAGAAGAAAAGTGTGTTGGTTGCAACTATGTTGGCTTTGAATCCGGCTATGGAGGTATTTTCAGAGGAAAGCGCAAGGCTAGAGAAATCTTTAGATATTTCTCCAGTAGAAGTACGCGGAATATTGCCTGACAGGCTAGAGTCTGTTCCGGGCTCTTATTATTTGTTGGATAAAAAAGATCTAGATCTAAGACGTCCATTTTCGGTTCAAGAAGCCCTAAACAACGTACCAGGTGTAAATGTGGTCGGTGAGAACTCTTTCGGCTTGGGTTTGAATATCGGTATACGTGGTTTGAATCCTCGTCGCACTTCTCGAACACTAGTGATGGAGGACGGTGTGCCTTTGCAGTTAGGGCCATATGGAGATCCATCACTGCATTTAACAACACCTATGGAACGTATTCAACGGATTGAAGTAGTTAAAGGGTCTGGTCAAATATTGTATGGTCCACAAACGGTGGGCGGCATGATCAACTTCGTCACTCGTCCTGTACCAACCAATGGTTTTCAAGGCGCCGTCCAAGCCATGCTTGGGAATAATGATTTTACCGGCCTGTACGCAAACGCAGGCTATGGAAATGAGCGGGGCGGTGTCATGCTGGATGTCAATCAGAAAAAAGGCGATGGTATTCGTAAAAACCATGATTTTGATGTTCTAGATATGACCTTGAAAGGTCAGCTTAACCTAACAGATAGCCAAAAGTTAATTGCTAAGGTTGGTTACTATAAAGAAGAGTCTCATGTCAGTGAAACTGGACTTGGCGCAGCGGAATACGCGCTCGATAAGTACCAAGCTCCTACTGGGAATAATGATTTTTTTGAACTTGAAAGAAAAAGCGGACAACTTACACACATATTTGATATTAGCGATACAGCCAGACTCACCACAAATGCATATTATGTCGATGTATTCAGATCCTCATTTAGGCAAATTGATACGCCAGGTAGCAATGCAGGCTTTTCACAATTGGAAAGGTGTCCGGCAGGTTTGCCAAGTGGGAATAATAATCTAGCTAATGCGGATCAGTGCGGTGGACGTCACAGACCTCGAGATTTTCAATACTGGGGCATTGAGCCGCGTTTGGACTTTCAACATTCATTATTCGGACTGCAAAGTGAAGCAGTCATTGGGTTTAGATACCATGAAGAAGACCAGAGACGTCGCCAATGGCGTGGAAATGATGCACGTGCGCAAAGCCTCTCATTTCTGAAAGCTAATGCAGAGCAGCCTGGTATTGCGAGTGCAGTAGCCGATTTTCGTGAGGATATTAGAATTGCAGTGGAGGCTAAATCCTATTACTTCCAAAACACTTTTTATGCGGGTGATTTTGCAATTACGCCAGGCGTTCGCTATGAAGATATCAAACAGAGAACCACGATTTTTCAAGCTGGTGGAAATGCCGTTTTCAATTCGCAAAGTAATCATCAGTCTAAGGTGTTACCTGGCTTGGGTTTGGCTTGGAATGGCATAACAAATACAACAGTATTTGGTGGTGTGCATAAAGGTTTTGCCCCACCGCGTGCTAGCCGAGATCTAGATGGAGCGAATATTTCTCAGACGCGCGCTGAGGAGAGTACCAATTATGAATTAGGTTTAAGATCTGCATACTTCAAGGGAGTTAGTTTTGAAAGTACGCTGTTTAAAACTAAATTTGATGACATTGTGATTGAGCAGCCGGCAGGCCGGTTTATAAACGCGGGTGAAACTGAGCAAGCAGGGATTGAATTGGCTGGTAAAGTTGATTTTGGAACCATTTTTGACAGCGCCCATCACTTTTATTTGTTAGGGTCCTATACAAACGTCTTTACTGCAGATTTTGAAAAAGGGGCAGATAAAGGTAATCGTTTGCAATATGCCCCCAAACATATGGCTTCAATGAGTGTGGGATACTTACATCCAGTTGGTTTTGACGTTCGCATCGGTGCAGACTATGTCAGTGAGCAGTTTTCTGATAGCGCCAATACACGTGTAGAGAATGCAGCAGGTACAACAGGCACTATTCCAGCGTACACATTGTTCAACATGTCTGCAAATTATCGTCCAGTGGGTTCAAGAGTGACTTATTTCATGAGTGGATATAATCTAACCGACAGAGAGTATTTGGCGAGTCGCGTAGATGGCAAGGTGGCGGGCCGTCCTCGCCAAGTATTTGTCGGGATTCGTTACGACTTTTAA